One Solanum lycopersicum chromosome 2, SLM_r2.1 genomic region harbors:
- the LOC101245610 gene encoding peroxidase 19, producing MSSSPTFSSFVTIFMFLFFLNLPFSNSQLPIKATIRRAPRQLSVNYYAKSCPQVESLVGSVTSNMYKEAPASGPATIRLFFHDCFVEGCDGSILISSKAGSKELAEKDAEDNKDIAKEAFEGINKAKAIVESKCPGVVSCADILAIATRNFVHLVGGPYYEVKKGRWDGKLSKASRVHQNLPQSNSTVDQLLKLFSSKGLTSEDLVVLSGAHTIGFAHCKQFVNRIYNYKGTKKPDPYMDPRLFKALKMSCPQYGGNVDIVAPFDVTTPFSFDNAYYGNLEAKLGLLASDQALSLDPRTKPLVQELAKDKHKFFQAFADAMEKMGGIGVKRGRKHGEFRKDCTMHHV from the exons ATGTCTTCTTCTCCCACATTTTCTTCCTTTGTCACCATTTTTATGTTCCTCTTCTTCCTCAATTTACCCTTCTCCAATTCTCAACTACCAATCAAGGCCACCATTCGGCGTGCTCCTCGACAACTCTCCGTTAACTACTACGCCAAATCATGCCCTCAAGTTGAATCTCTGGTAGGCTCTGTAACTTCCAACATGTACAAAGAAGCCCCTGCCTCTGGTCCTGCCACCATTCGTCTTTTTTTCCATGATTGCTTTGTTGAA GGGTGTGATGGGTCAATATTGATATCAAGTAAAGCAGGAAGCAAAGAATTAGCAGAGAAAGATGCAGAAGATAACAAGGATATAGCTAAAGAGGCATTTGAGGGCATAAATAAAGCCAAAGCTATTGTAGAAAGCAAGTGTCCTGGTGTTGTTTCTTGTGCAGACATTCTTGCCATTGCTACCAGAAATTTTGTCCACTTA GTTGGAGGACCCTATTATGAAGTGAAGAAAGGAAGATGGGATGGGAAGTTATCAAAGGCATCAAGGGTGCACCAAAATCTTCCACAATCAAATTCAACAGTGGACcaacttttaaaacttttttcctCTAAAGGGCTCACCTCAGAGGACCTTGTGGTCCTCTCAGGTGCACATACAATAGGTTTTGCACATTGCAAGCAATTTGTGAACAGAATTTATAACTACAAAGGGACCAAGAAACCTGACCCTTACATGGATCCTAGGCTTTTCAAGGCATTAAAAATGTCATGTCCACAATATGGTGGAAATGTTGATATTGTAGCACCATTTGATGTGACAACACCTTTCTCATTTGACAATGCTTATTATGGGAACTTAGAGGCTAAATTGGGATTATTGGCTTCTGATCAAGCTTTGTCTTTGGACCCTAGGACTAAGCCATTGGTTCAAGAATTGGCTAAGGATAAACATAAGTTTTTTCAAGCTTTTGCTGATGCTATGGAGAAAATGGGAGGTATTGGGGTCAAAAGGGGAAGAAAACATGGGGAATTTAGAAAAGATTGCACTATGCATCATGTgtga
- the LOC101245317 gene encoding uncharacterized protein isoform X2 produces the protein MRAVVQRVASASVEVEGRTVSAIGPGLLVLVGLHESDVDSDADYICRKVLNMRLFPNEETGKTWDHSVVQKNYEVLLVSQFTLYGILKGNKPDFHVAMPPEKAKPFYASLVEKFHKAYKQDAVKGVTSALLVRMLKLHKLYNAR, from the exons ATGAGGGCCGTGGTCCAGCGTGTTGCTTCAGCCAGCGTAGAG GTCGAGGGGCGTACGGTATCAGCAATCGGGCCGGGCTTGCTGGTTCTCGTCGGGCTTCATGAATCAGACGTTGATTCCGATGCTGACTACAT ATGCCGGAAAGTGTTGAATATGAGATTGTTCCCAAATGAGGAAACTGGAAAGACATGGGATCACAGT GTAGTTCAGAAGAATTATGAAGTTCTATTAG TGAGTCAGTTTACACTATATGGGATTTTGAAGGGAAACAAGCCTGATTTTCATGTCGCAATGCCTCCTGAGAAAGCAAAACCCTTCTATGCCTCTCTGGTTGAGAAATTCCATAAAGCTTACAAACAGGATGCCGTCAAAG GAGTAACTTCTGCACTTCTAGTGAGAATGCTAAAATTACACAAATTGTATAATGCGAGATGA
- the LOC101245317 gene encoding uncharacterized protein isoform X1, which produces MRAVVQRVASASVEVEGRTVSAIGPGLLVLVGLHESDVDSDADYICRKVLNMRLFPNEETGKTWDHSVVQKNYEVLLVSQFTLYGILKGNKPDFHVAMPPEKAKPFYASLVEKFHKAYKQDAVKDGVFGAKMKVNLVNDGPVTMNLDSAQPSK; this is translated from the exons ATGAGGGCCGTGGTCCAGCGTGTTGCTTCAGCCAGCGTAGAG GTCGAGGGGCGTACGGTATCAGCAATCGGGCCGGGCTTGCTGGTTCTCGTCGGGCTTCATGAATCAGACGTTGATTCCGATGCTGACTACAT ATGCCGGAAAGTGTTGAATATGAGATTGTTCCCAAATGAGGAAACTGGAAAGACATGGGATCACAGT GTAGTTCAGAAGAATTATGAAGTTCTATTAG TGAGTCAGTTTACACTATATGGGATTTTGAAGGGAAACAAGCCTGATTTTCATGTCGCAATGCCTCCTGAGAAAGCAAAACCCTTCTATGCCTCTCTGGTTGAGAAATTCCATAAAGCTTACAAACAGGATGCCGTCAAAG ATGGTGTCTTTGGAGCAAAGATGAAG gtCAATTTGGTCAATGACGGTCCTGTGACAATGAATCTTGACTCAGCACAACCGTCAAAATGA
- the LOC101244924 gene encoding SNI1-like protein: protein MGKRKGGVSNMEKRKGGGSNMEKRKGGGSNNGGIEENTMAILDTSGFNRDSHHRHDDSLAFLEAVRSASLLPENRTPPTSTMREAIFQILKEETSLELIMGSYQLLNELDKRFPRLCLPKMEEQASCLPPTILNEPVEVEEDWCPFTLGLDRDDEINKGSSGSIDPLGFHSLIQELGKMINQRSKALETKILRKMLLLHYLVSVLEGDFVPRIKAFKEKMSWTILRDSLLSMLLGSRKIIYRSLVKDCLSVICDVFSDLYDKYESSDVDSVAPPSNEISHNCIAAFALALPELKRSTCIYLKNLLRMMMDLDTSRNVADVQGCTTRADSVRTPAAEIILDELAYNSDMLSPFFQVFDDPWWKLKIIMQHFQKYTPKFPVRTRRSNSLVNDSTFEGVLKCFSNSRSTKNIIKKIGMDVAQLLLAHAFLAYLSVSVDSSAQNDDFEEMVKGSSLTEICKHIIAAFTFIRKEYKNTEILLMGKEAVFTASTILSTKS, encoded by the exons ATGGGAAAGCGAAAGGGAGGAGTAAGCAACATGGAAAAGCGAAAGGGAGGAGGAAGCAACATGGAAAAGCGAAAGGGAGGAGGAAGCAACAATGGAGGAATCGAAGAGAACACAATGGCAATTCTCGATACTTCTGGTTTCAATAGAGATTCTCACCACCGCCACGACGATA GTCTTGCTTTTCTAGAAGCTGTTCGCTCTGCTTCATTGCTACCAGAAAATAGAACACCGCCTACTAG CACGATGCGTGAAGCgattttccaaattttgaagGAAGAGACTTCACTTGAGCTAATAATGGGAAGTTATCAACTTCTAAATGAGTTGGACAAG CGATTTCCTAGGCTGTGCTTGCCCAAAATGGAGGAGCAAGCATCATGTCTGCCACCAACCATTCTCAATGAACCTGTTGAAGTTGAAGAG GACTGGTGTCCATTTACTCTAGGATTGGATAGGGACGATGAAATAAATAAAGGTTCAAGTGGATCAATTGACCCCTTG GGCTTTCATTCACTAATACAAGAACTTGGGAAAATGATCAATCAGAGGTCAAAAGCATTAGAAACAAAG ATATTAAGGAAGATGCTACTACTTCACTATCTTGTCAGTGTGCTTGAAGGAGACTTTGTGCCTCGTATCAAAGCATTCAAAG AAAAGATGAGTTGGACCATTTTGCGGGATTCATTGCTCAGCATGCTTCTG GGgtcaagaaaaataatctaTAGAAGCTTAGTCAAGGACTGCCTGTCAGTTATATGTGATGTGTTCTCTGACTTGTATGATAAATATGAGTCCTCTGATGTGGATTCAGTGGCACCTCCTTCAAACGAGATATCACATAATTGCATTGCTGCTTTTGCACTGGCTTTACCTGAACTCAAACGGTCTACTTGTATCTATCTGAAGAATCTCCTGAGGATG ATGATGGACCTGGATACATCACGTAATGTGGCAGATGTTCAAGGCTGTACCACCAGAGCTGATAGTGTGAG AACACCTGCTGCAGAGATCATTTTGGATGAACTCGCTTACAATTCTGATATGCTCTCCCCCTTTTTTCAG GTCTTTGATGACCCTTGGTGGAAGCTAAAAATAATCATGCAGCACTTTCAGAAATACACTCCTAAG TTTCCTGTTCGTACTAGGAGATCAAATAGTCTGGTGAATGATTCCACATTTGAAGGTGTTTTAAAGTGCTTCTCAAACAGCAGGAGCACAAAAAATATCATCAAGAAAATTGGAATGGATGTTGCTCAGCTGCTTCTTGCGCATGcctttttg GCTTATTTGTCAGTATCAGTGGATTCTTCTGCTCAaaatgatgattttgaagaGATGGTGAAAGGAAGCTCTCTCACAGAAATCTGCAAGCATATAATAGCTGCTTTTACTTTTATCAGAAAAGAATACAA GAACACAGAAATTCTACTTATGGGTAAAGAAGCAGTGTTTACAGCCTCGACCATTCTCTCAACCAAGTCATAG